Proteins encoded within one genomic window of Rhizobium favelukesii:
- a CDS encoding LLM class flavin-dependent oxidoreductase — protein MEIGIDSFAAILPDPTTGKLPSATERMAELIEEVVVADRIGLDVFGIGEHHRGEFLDSAPTVILAAAAARTSRIRLTSAVTVLSAADPVRVFQEFATLDLISKGRAEVVVGRGSFVEAYPLFGLDTRDYDDLFAEKLDLFLALGETTNITWEGRFRPALKGQGVFPRPHQPQLPLWIGVGGTPQSFARAGSLGLPLMIAIIGGSFERFRPLVDLYREAGKRAGHSPETLKVGVHAMGFVGETSAAARDAFFPGWAHLTAKIGRERGWSPPTRQQFEAMAGPQGAFLVGDPKTVAAKMLQASETLGGVSRITFQMSTASLDTAAMKTSIELLGTEVAPIVRAVR, from the coding sequence ATGGAAATCGGTATCGACAGTTTTGCAGCCATCCTCCCGGATCCGACCACAGGCAAGCTTCCTTCGGCGACCGAGCGTATGGCCGAACTCATCGAGGAGGTCGTCGTCGCGGACCGCATCGGGCTCGATGTCTTCGGCATAGGCGAGCATCATCGCGGCGAGTTTCTCGATTCCGCCCCGACTGTCATTCTGGCCGCGGCAGCGGCCCGGACCAGCCGGATCAGATTGACGAGCGCGGTGACCGTTCTGAGCGCAGCCGACCCGGTGCGGGTTTTTCAGGAGTTCGCAACTCTCGATCTGATTTCCAAAGGCCGTGCGGAAGTCGTTGTCGGCCGGGGTTCCTTCGTCGAGGCCTACCCGCTGTTCGGTCTGGACACACGCGACTATGACGACCTGTTTGCTGAAAAGCTTGACCTGTTTCTCGCGCTTGGCGAAACGACGAATATCACATGGGAAGGTCGCTTCCGTCCGGCCCTCAAAGGGCAAGGTGTTTTTCCGCGTCCCCATCAACCACAGCTACCATTATGGATCGGCGTCGGCGGCACGCCGCAATCCTTCGCTCGTGCCGGTTCGCTTGGCCTTCCGCTGATGATCGCCATCATCGGCGGGAGCTTCGAGCGCTTCCGTCCGCTTGTCGATCTCTATCGCGAAGCGGGCAAGCGCGCGGGACACAGCCCCGAGACGCTTAAGGTCGGCGTCCACGCGATGGGATTCGTGGGCGAGACCAGCGCCGCAGCGAGGGATGCCTTCTTTCCCGGCTGGGCGCATCTGACCGCGAAAATCGGCCGCGAACGCGGCTGGTCACCGCCGACGCGCCAGCAGTTCGAAGCTATGGCAGGTCCGCAGGGCGCATTCCTTGTCGGTGACCCGAAGACGGTCGCAGCCAAGATGCTGCAGGCCAGTGAGACGCTTGGCGGCGTTTCGCGCATCACCTTCCAGATGAGCACAGCCTCTCTCGACACGGCAGCGATGAAGACATCGATCGAACTTCTCGGCACTGAAGTCGCGCCAATCGTGAGGGCCGTGCGATAG
- a CDS encoding AraC family transcriptional regulator, with protein MLEVMADPVKPTTQLLNDVTPFVARHRGTVGLPTSVPRLTLWTSTRATSPTPAVFEPMFYAVLRGTKVLTMGANRFELLAGACAASSFGLPYIHQLTGATPELPYVGISLHLDIGMLTRVMLDMPKQEDRWTCAVAAGDLNGKVGDAFARLVGLLATPDDVGVLAPHYEFELYYRLLQSSMGDTLRQIGQRNDRFQQLKTAADWLAANHSEPVVIPDLAASSGMSVTSFHRHFKAVTGFSPLAFQRHIRLLEARKLLAAGSSNVSRVAYEVGYTSPSQFSREYKSMFGTAPVADLQR; from the coding sequence ATGCTTGAGGTGATGGCAGATCCTGTAAAACCAACCACTCAGCTGCTGAACGACGTTACTCCCTTTGTTGCGCGACATCGGGGAACTGTTGGCCTCCCGACTTCCGTTCCACGCCTGACGCTATGGACAAGCACACGCGCCACGTCACCCACACCGGCCGTGTTCGAACCCATGTTCTACGCCGTTTTACGGGGCACCAAGGTTTTGACCATGGGCGCCAATCGCTTCGAACTGCTGGCGGGTGCCTGCGCCGCATCGTCCTTCGGCCTGCCCTATATCCACCAACTGACCGGCGCGACGCCCGAGCTCCCTTACGTCGGTATCAGCCTTCATCTTGATATCGGCATGCTCACGCGCGTCATGCTCGATATGCCCAAACAGGAGGATCGCTGGACGTGCGCGGTCGCGGCAGGCGATCTGAATGGCAAGGTCGGCGACGCGTTCGCTCGTCTCGTGGGGCTCTTGGCCACGCCCGATGACGTCGGCGTGCTCGCACCGCACTACGAGTTCGAGCTTTACTATCGTCTGCTACAGAGCTCTATGGGCGATACGCTCCGTCAGATCGGCCAGCGAAACGATCGGTTTCAACAGCTCAAGACTGCGGCTGACTGGCTCGCCGCCAACCACAGCGAACCCGTTGTTATCCCCGACCTGGCGGCCTCTTCCGGCATGAGCGTCACCTCTTTTCACAGGCACTTCAAGGCTGTCACAGGATTTAGCCCGCTGGCCTTCCAACGTCATATACGCCTGCTGGAAGCTCGAAAGCTTCTTGCCGCTGGGAGCTCAAATGTATCGCGCGTGGCATATGAGGTCGGCTACACAAGCCCGTCGCAATTCAGTCGAGAGTATAAAAGCATGTTTGGCACTGCGCCCGTGGCTGACCTGCAACGCTGA
- a CDS encoding hydrolase: protein MTFRNGLDSLLRPEDSVLVLIDHQPYQLANLNSHEPMMVINNTVGLAKAAKAFGVPTILTTVIAERGGNLFPQIADVFPGQEIIDRTFINTWEDKTTVDAVKATGRKQLIIAGLWTEVCVAMPTIQALGEGWDVTVVTDASGGTSVEAHEVAIHRMIAAGANMMTWLAVASEWQRDWARMDTAVKMTDVVVQHAGGSGIAYLWEQQLLNTPVPSSAG from the coding sequence ATGACCTTTCGTAACGGCCTTGACTCACTTCTCCGCCCCGAAGACTCCGTACTCGTTCTGATCGACCACCAGCCTTACCAGCTTGCGAACCTGAACAGCCACGAGCCGATGATGGTGATCAACAACACTGTGGGTTTGGCTAAGGCAGCCAAGGCGTTCGGCGTCCCCACGATCCTGACGACCGTGATCGCCGAGCGGGGTGGTAACCTGTTCCCCCAAATCGCAGATGTGTTCCCAGGCCAGGAGATAATCGACCGGACGTTCATTAACACGTGGGAAGATAAGACGACAGTGGATGCGGTTAAGGCGACCGGCCGCAAACAGCTGATCATTGCCGGCCTCTGGACTGAAGTTTGCGTCGCCATGCCGACGATCCAGGCCCTTGGCGAAGGCTGGGATGTAACGGTCGTAACAGACGCATCGGGCGGCACATCGGTCGAAGCGCATGAGGTCGCCATCCACCGCATGATCGCGGCCGGCGCCAACATGATGACGTGGCTGGCGGTTGCGTCTGAATGGCAGCGCGATTGGGCGCGGATGGACACTGCCGTAAAGATGACGGACGTGGTCGTGCAGCATGCCGGTGGTAGCGGCATCGCTTATTTGTGGGAGCAGCAGTTGCTCAACACGCCTGTGCCGAGCAGCGCGGGATGA
- a CDS encoding nuclear transport factor 2 family protein gives MADGQFLRMSGTIAMTRAADQISDQRPFRNKALVLEAMTSLFQRRDASVVERLYVSDYVQHNPNIPQGRPALQALVANLPKDVYYEPGLIVAEGDFVAIHGRIRGWAEKPQVVIDLFRVEGGRLAKHWDVLQGEVPATTAFGGISMFDPREGVIRAETAPSMGT, from the coding sequence TTGGCTGACGGCCAGTTCCTGCGCATGAGCGGAACGATCGCCATGACGCGGGCTGCTGACCAGATCTCGGATCAGCGCCCCTTTCGAAACAAGGCGCTTGTGCTCGAGGCGATGACGTCGCTGTTTCAGCGCCGTGACGCGTCGGTGGTGGAGCGGCTGTACGTTTCGGATTATGTCCAGCACAATCCCAACATTCCACAAGGTCGGCCTGCACTGCAGGCGCTCGTCGCCAATCTGCCCAAGGATGTCTACTACGAGCCTGGTCTGATCGTCGCAGAAGGTGATTTCGTCGCCATTCACGGCCGCATCCGCGGCTGGGCGGAGAAGCCTCAGGTCGTGATCGATCTCTTCAGGGTCGAAGGCGGCAGGCTCGCCAAGCACTGGGATGTGCTGCAGGGCGAGGTTCCGGCAACGACAGCCTTCGGCGGCATCTCGATGTTCGATCCGAGAGAAGGGGTAATCCGCGCTGAAACGGCACCTTCCATGGGCACGTAG
- a CDS encoding DUF1778 domain-containing protein, with the protein MATTVERKEYPISMRLPEADVAMIDRAATLRGRSRTDFVRDAAVRAAEEIVMEQRLIRMSPEGFADFMDVLSRPAAPVPEMVKLAKRPAAWEPGYVAKR; encoded by the coding sequence ATGGCCACCACCGTCGAACGCAAGGAATACCCGATCTCGATGCGTCTGCCCGAAGCGGACGTCGCGATGATCGATCGAGCCGCCACGCTGCGCGGCCGGTCGCGCACCGATTTCGTGCGCGATGCAGCCGTGCGCGCGGCCGAAGAAATCGTCATGGAACAGCGACTGATCCGCATGAGCCCCGAAGGCTTCGCCGATTTCATGGACGTCCTGTCCCGCCCGGCTGCTCCGGTTCCCGAGATGGTGAAACTGGCCAAGCGGCCCGCGGCGTGGGAACCAGGCTACGTCGCGAAGCGGTGA
- a CDS encoding SDR family NAD(P)-dependent oxidoreductase — MQELAGKNALVTGGSRGIGAAIARALSEKGANVAITYERSADSAAQLVQAIEGKGRKAVAIQADSADPAAIQRSVDEAVRALGGLDILVNNAAIARYNNIADFTVEDLDALLAVNVRGPVLTSKAAIPHLKEGGRIITIGSAGADRIVGAPGTVYYMTKGALQAFNRGLARELGARDITVNLVQPGSTNTDSNPETGESADYQRSLTPLGRFNQPEDVAAAVAFLATPAARQITGTILTVDGGALS, encoded by the coding sequence ATGCAGGAACTGGCTGGGAAGAATGCTCTGGTGACGGGTGGGTCGCGCGGCATCGGCGCAGCGATTGCACGCGCGCTTTCCGAGAAGGGGGCGAATGTAGCGATAACGTATGAGCGATCAGCCGACAGCGCGGCGCAACTTGTTCAGGCGATCGAAGGCAAGGGGCGCAAGGCCGTCGCGATCCAGGCTGACAGCGCCGATCCAGCCGCAATACAGCGATCCGTGGACGAAGCCGTCCGCGCACTGGGCGGTCTCGACATCCTCGTCAACAATGCCGCGATCGCACGATATAACAATATTGCCGATTTCACGGTCGAGGATCTCGACGCGCTGCTTGCGGTCAACGTGCGCGGGCCGGTGCTCACGTCGAAGGCGGCCATTCCCCACCTCAAGGAAGGCGGTCGCATCATAACCATCGGTTCAGCGGGTGCGGATCGTATCGTCGGCGCACCCGGCACGGTCTACTATATGACCAAAGGTGCGCTTCAAGCATTCAATCGCGGTCTTGCGCGCGAATTGGGTGCTCGGGACATAACGGTCAATCTCGTTCAACCGGGATCGACAAATACCGACTCGAATCCTGAGACGGGCGAATCTGCGGATTACCAGCGTAGCCTGACCCCCCTCGGTCGTTTCAATCAGCCAGAAGATGTCGCAGCCGCGGTCGCCTTTCTCGCGACGCCTGCCGCCCGGCAGATCACCGGGACGATCCTCACTGTGGACGGCGGCGCGCTTTCATGA
- a CDS encoding pirin family protein, whose product MSWNPAIEPGCPDEVGIDAIETLIVPRARDLGGFEVRRALPAPNRQMVGPFIFFDQAGPAELLTGQGIDVRPHPHIGLGTVTYLYRGDFHHRDSTGADQIIRPGELNWMVAGRGVSHSERTSAAARTGPNGLFGIQTWLALPESHEDMTPMFEHHGKETLPMIEDHGVSVRLILGNAYGKFAPATMFSETFYADVRLEAGARLPMPDDHEDRGIYIVEGSISIAGREFEAPQMMVFRPGDRITVAAGEKGARLMILGGATLSGPRYIWWNFVASSRERIEEAKAEWRAQNWGEGRFDLPVDDRDEHIPLPE is encoded by the coding sequence ATGAGTTGGAACCCTGCAATCGAACCAGGCTGTCCTGACGAGGTCGGCATCGACGCGATCGAGACCCTAATCGTTCCTCGGGCCCGTGACCTTGGCGGCTTCGAGGTTCGGCGCGCCCTGCCGGCGCCGAATCGGCAGATGGTCGGACCGTTCATTTTCTTCGACCAAGCTGGCCCGGCCGAGCTGTTGACCGGCCAGGGCATCGATGTTCGGCCGCACCCCCATATCGGTCTTGGCACGGTCACCTATCTGTATCGCGGTGACTTTCACCACCGTGACAGCACCGGGGCTGACCAGATCATCCGTCCCGGTGAGTTGAACTGGATGGTCGCAGGGCGAGGTGTTTCTCATTCCGAGCGGACATCCGCAGCGGCGCGGACGGGGCCGAACGGCTTGTTCGGGATCCAGACCTGGCTGGCTCTGCCGGAAAGCCACGAAGACATGACGCCGATGTTCGAACACCACGGCAAGGAGACGCTGCCGATGATCGAGGACCATGGTGTGTCGGTGAGGCTCATTCTCGGGAACGCCTATGGCAAGTTCGCTCCCGCGACCATGTTTTCCGAGACATTCTATGCCGATGTTAGGCTTGAAGCAGGCGCTCGCCTGCCGATGCCGGACGATCACGAGGACCGGGGCATCTACATTGTCGAAGGCTCGATCTCGATCGCCGGCCGGGAGTTCGAAGCACCCCAGATGATGGTGTTTCGTCCTGGCGACAGGATCACGGTCGCAGCCGGGGAAAAAGGCGCGCGGCTGATGATCTTAGGCGGGGCGACACTTTCCGGCCCACGCTACATCTGGTGGAACTTCGTCGCCTCATCTAGGGAGCGTATCGAGGAAGCCAAGGCTGAATGGCGGGCACAGAACTGGGGCGAGGGGCGCTTCGATCTTCCGGTCGACGACCGGGATGAGCACATTCCGCTTCCAGAGTGA
- a CDS encoding quinone oxidoreductase family protein yields the protein MKAAVYNNPGPPTVLKYADVPDPVCGPDDVLISVEAISIEGGDLINRRSTPQQSPSIVGYAAAGTIISIGANVRDRAVGEKVAAFDMHGSHAELWSVPASRTWLVPVGLEMAQAASLPISFGTAYHCLITKGGLGEKETVLIQAAAGGVGLAAIQLARDAGATVIAAAGGGERQARLTELGASHVIDRLEKDVVEEVLRLTGGKGADLVIDPVGSTLQASLSALVPEGRLVFVGNAGGGGLDVDLWLPMQNNQTLHGVFMGPLFERPAVYRTVSQLLEAVAEGRMEVVIDRVFPLHEASKAHEYAETAKPLGRVVMVP from the coding sequence ATGAAAGCCGCAGTCTATAACAACCCTGGCCCTCCAACGGTCTTGAAATATGCCGATGTGCCCGATCCCGTCTGTGGGCCAGATGATGTCCTGATTTCCGTCGAGGCCATTTCGATTGAGGGCGGGGACCTGATCAACCGCCGATCGACCCCGCAGCAATCTCCCTCGATCGTTGGCTATGCCGCTGCCGGGACCATTATCTCGATCGGTGCAAATGTCCGCGACCGGGCAGTCGGCGAAAAGGTGGCCGCCTTCGATATGCATGGGTCGCATGCGGAACTCTGGTCCGTCCCCGCCTCGCGCACATGGTTGGTTCCAGTTGGCCTGGAAATGGCGCAGGCCGCTTCGCTGCCGATTTCCTTCGGAACGGCCTATCACTGCCTGATCACCAAAGGCGGCCTGGGCGAAAAAGAAACAGTCCTGATCCAGGCTGCCGCCGGCGGTGTCGGTCTGGCGGCCATCCAACTGGCGCGTGACGCGGGGGCGACCGTTATCGCCGCGGCCGGTGGCGGCGAACGACAGGCGCGCCTGACTGAGCTCGGCGCATCACATGTCATCGATCGCCTGGAAAAAGACGTCGTTGAGGAGGTACTTCGGCTGACTGGTGGCAAGGGGGCGGATCTCGTCATCGATCCGGTTGGCTCGACCTTGCAGGCCTCGCTGTCCGCACTCGTTCCCGAGGGGCGCCTTGTGTTCGTCGGAAACGCAGGCGGTGGCGGCCTTGATGTCGATCTTTGGCTCCCGATGCAGAACAATCAAACGCTTCACGGCGTGTTCATGGGGCCGCTTTTCGAGAGGCCGGCCGTATACAGGACCGTCAGCCAACTTCTCGAGGCCGTGGCCGAAGGGCGCATGGAGGTCGTGATCGATCGCGTGTTTCCGTTGCATGAAGCATCAAAGGCACATGAATATGCGGAGACAGCCAAGCCGTTGGGGCGCGTTGTGATGGTGCCCTGA
- a CDS encoding LysR family transcriptional regulator — protein sequence MDIEDLRTFVEVADAGGVTSAALRLGISKSMVSRRLVRLEAELGVQLLARSTRGASLTEAGATFRDYAARVSAEIDVARETILPTGELRGRLRVAAPLSFGPTHFAQVLAQMARRHPHLQIQTCYSDRFVDLIAEGYDCAIRVGTLQDSNLIARRVGPLYGNFVASPDYIKAHGSPETPDELVAHQALMQGTETWQVMDGDKVITVRPQGRFKADNGAALAAAAAAGLGIAALPDDLIKDYLDSGELVPVMKRHPPPPAGIYVVRPPGQHPTRKVRVLTEMLIECFDHGPALPKTAYP from the coding sequence GTGGATATCGAAGATCTCCGGACATTCGTCGAAGTTGCTGATGCGGGAGGCGTCACTTCGGCCGCGCTGCGGCTTGGCATCTCCAAGTCGATGGTCAGCCGACGGCTTGTGCGGCTTGAAGCGGAGCTTGGTGTCCAGCTTCTAGCCCGATCCACACGCGGGGCTTCTCTGACAGAGGCAGGCGCAACCTTCCGGGACTACGCAGCAAGGGTTTCCGCCGAGATAGATGTGGCGAGGGAGACCATCCTGCCCACTGGTGAGCTTCGCGGTCGCTTGCGTGTAGCAGCGCCGCTTTCCTTTGGGCCGACGCATTTCGCGCAAGTACTTGCACAAATGGCGCGTCGCCATCCTCATCTCCAGATCCAGACCTGTTACAGCGATCGCTTCGTGGACCTCATCGCAGAAGGATATGATTGTGCGATCAGGGTCGGCACTCTTCAGGACTCTAACCTGATCGCAAGACGCGTCGGTCCCCTCTACGGGAATTTCGTCGCAAGCCCGGACTACATCAAAGCCCATGGCTCTCCGGAGACACCGGACGAGCTTGTTGCCCATCAGGCTCTCATGCAGGGAACGGAAACCTGGCAAGTGATGGATGGAGACAAGGTGATAACCGTTCGCCCACAGGGACGCTTCAAGGCCGACAACGGGGCCGCTCTCGCTGCCGCCGCAGCAGCCGGATTGGGCATCGCCGCGCTGCCTGACGACCTTATCAAAGATTATCTGGACTCAGGCGAGTTGGTTCCGGTCATGAAACGCCATCCACCGCCGCCGGCGGGAATATATGTCGTCAGACCGCCCGGGCAGCATCCTACAAGAAAAGTCCGAGTGCTGACCGAAATGCTGATCGAGTGCTTTGACCATGGCCCGGCATTGCCGAAGACAGCTTACCCGTAG
- a CDS encoding GNAT family N-acetyltransferase: MALSVPEPLTAGHDVSEFSCGKPTLDHWLKTRALSNQEKGFTAILVVREAGRVVGYYGLAPTAVIPSILPRSIRTEQPPDPVPCLLLGQLATDTEWAGRGIGTGLVKHALERCVQAAVLIGGRALMVNAVDHEAAQFWQRRGFTPSKDDPLVLFRSIAAIAASLAEARQQERGT; this comes from the coding sequence GTGGCTTTATCGGTTCCCGAACCTCTTACCGCTGGACATGATGTTTCCGAGTTCTCCTGCGGCAAGCCTACGCTCGATCATTGGCTGAAGACGCGCGCTCTTTCCAATCAGGAAAAGGGTTTCACGGCGATTCTCGTTGTCCGCGAGGCCGGGCGAGTCGTCGGGTATTACGGCCTGGCGCCGACGGCCGTCATTCCTTCGATCCTGCCGCGCTCGATCCGCACAGAGCAACCGCCCGATCCGGTTCCCTGTCTTCTTCTCGGCCAGCTTGCCACGGATACGGAATGGGCCGGGCGCGGCATCGGCACAGGTCTGGTGAAACATGCCCTTGAGCGCTGCGTTCAGGCCGCAGTTCTCATTGGCGGACGGGCATTAATGGTCAACGCCGTCGATCACGAAGCGGCTCAGTTCTGGCAGCGCCGAGGTTTCACGCCCTCGAAGGACGACCCGCTCGTGCTGTTTCGCTCGATCGCTGCAATCGCCGCATCGCTGGCGGAAGCGCGGCAGCAAGAGCGAGGCACATAA
- a CDS encoding LysR family transcriptional regulator, producing MDIEDLRTFVEVADAGGVSPAARRLGISKSMVSRRLIRLEEALGIQLVARTTRGAGLTEAGVTFRDYAARVCADIDIARETILPDGDLRGRLRVAVPLTSGPLHFAPVLAEMARHHPQLQIHADYSDRFVDLIADGYDCAIRVGALRDSNLIARRVGQIYGKLVASPDYIRTHGSPETPDEIVAHQALVGAETWRFVDGEKIVIVQPQGRFSSDNGAALASAAAAGLGIAWLPDCVTHEYLASGALVPVMTRYPLPVGGVYVVRPPSPHPARKVRILSEFLIEAFERNPYL from the coding sequence ATGGACATCGAGGATCTGCGGACATTTGTCGAAGTTGCCGATGCCGGGGGCGTTTCTCCCGCGGCACGTCGACTGGGAATCTCCAAGTCAATGGTCAGTCGGCGCCTCATACGGCTTGAGGAAGCGCTCGGCATCCAGCTTGTTGCACGAACGACCCGTGGCGCCGGCCTGACGGAAGCAGGCGTTACGTTTCGGGACTATGCAGCAAGGGTCTGTGCAGATATCGACATCGCACGGGAAACGATATTGCCCGACGGTGACCTTCGCGGGCGCTTGAGGGTGGCCGTCCCTCTCACATCAGGCCCGCTACATTTTGCGCCCGTACTTGCAGAGATGGCACGACACCACCCGCAGCTTCAGATCCATGCCGACTATAGCGATCGCTTCGTAGATCTGATCGCGGACGGCTACGATTGCGCGATCCGGGTCGGCGCCCTACGCGACTCGAACCTGATTGCAAGACGCGTCGGTCAGATTTACGGCAAGCTGGTAGCGAGCCCGGACTATATCAGAACGCATGGTTCGCCTGAAACGCCGGACGAAATCGTCGCTCACCAAGCCCTCGTGGGCGCCGAAACGTGGCGGTTCGTGGATGGTGAGAAGATTGTCATCGTGCAGCCGCAGGGTCGCTTCAGTTCCGACAACGGCGCGGCGCTCGCCAGTGCGGCCGCAGCAGGGCTTGGTATAGCGTGGCTTCCCGATTGTGTTACCCATGAATATCTAGCGTCCGGCGCGCTCGTTCCAGTCATGACCCGGTATCCGCTACCGGTCGGTGGGGTCTACGTCGTGCGGCCACCCAGCCCGCACCCGGCGCGAAAAGTGCGCATCCTCTCGGAGTTCCTGATCGAAGCATTCGAAAGAAATCCGTATTTGTAG
- a CDS encoding monovalent cation:proton antiporter-2 (CPA2) family protein, with protein MAEASLGQTIGPAIVLMGAAVVAVPLFRRLGLGSVLGYFAAGVLVGPSVIGLFTDALSILHFSELGVVMFLFVIGLELRPYKLWAMRGQIFGLGLVQVAAATAALTLTGMLVFGLSGPVAFIAGAGFVLSSTAVIMSVLQDRGEISSAEGQKSVSILLFEDLMIVPLLAVVAFLSPLSQGQSEWMDVLLALGALLVLLGVSRWGLNPFFALLARARTREVMTAGALLVVLGAALLMAGAGLSMAMGAFLAGVMLSSSSYRHQIESDIEPFRGLLMGLFFMAVGMSLDLSVVAAEWWLLLSMLVAFTIAKGAVVYTVARSFGSSSHQALHRTSMFLQGGEFAFVLYAAASAGGVIDARENVLFTTVVIFSMALAPLLMIAADWLLRSEASMEGVEAARDLNGRVLIIGFGRFGQIASQLLLSKGVRLSVIDMSPDRIREAGRFGFKVFFGDGKRLDTLRHSGAGSAEALMICIDDPKAAMQMVELAQHEFPQAKILVRSYDRGHAVDLIRAGVDYQIRETVESAYMMGAEGLRALGYAELDVEEAAEDVRQRDNERLSEQVQGNAMSGQDRLHVRPVPEPLSGVAVSK; from the coding sequence ATGGCTGAAGCGAGCTTGGGGCAGACAATCGGGCCTGCGATCGTCCTGATGGGGGCGGCCGTTGTCGCGGTGCCCTTGTTTCGGCGGCTCGGCCTCGGTTCGGTTCTGGGCTATTTCGCTGCCGGCGTGCTCGTCGGTCCGTCGGTGATCGGATTGTTCACCGATGCCCTGTCCATTCTGCATTTCTCGGAACTCGGGGTGGTGATGTTCCTGTTTGTCATCGGACTGGAGTTGCGCCCATACAAGCTGTGGGCCATGCGTGGCCAGATATTCGGACTGGGCCTCGTGCAGGTCGCGGCGGCAACCGCAGCCCTGACGCTGACGGGCATGCTGGTCTTTGGCCTTTCCGGCCCGGTGGCTTTCATCGCCGGGGCAGGTTTCGTCCTTTCCTCGACGGCGGTCATCATGTCGGTCCTGCAGGACCGCGGCGAGATTTCGAGTGCCGAGGGCCAGAAATCGGTCTCCATCCTCCTCTTCGAGGACCTGATGATCGTGCCGCTTCTGGCGGTGGTCGCCTTTCTGTCGCCTCTGTCCCAGGGACAGTCTGAATGGATGGACGTTTTGCTGGCGCTTGGCGCGTTGCTGGTTCTTTTGGGGGTATCAAGATGGGGCCTGAACCCGTTCTTCGCCCTGCTGGCGCGTGCGCGAACGCGCGAAGTGATGACGGCGGGCGCGCTGCTGGTGGTGCTTGGAGCAGCATTGCTGATGGCCGGCGCTGGCCTTTCCATGGCAATGGGCGCATTCCTTGCCGGAGTGATGCTGTCGAGTTCCAGTTATAGGCACCAGATCGAAAGCGACATCGAACCGTTTCGTGGCCTGCTGATGGGCCTGTTCTTCATGGCCGTCGGCATGTCGCTCGACCTTTCCGTCGTTGCCGCGGAATGGTGGCTCCTGTTGTCCATGCTGGTCGCATTCACCATTGCAAAGGGTGCCGTGGTCTATACGGTAGCACGTTCATTTGGCAGTTCCAGTCATCAGGCATTGCACCGCACCTCTATGTTCTTGCAAGGCGGCGAATTCGCCTTTGTGCTCTACGCCGCCGCATCCGCAGGTGGCGTGATTGATGCGCGCGAGAACGTACTGTTCACCACCGTCGTGATCTTCTCCATGGCTCTGGCGCCTCTTCTCATGATTGCGGCAGACTGGCTTCTACGAAGCGAGGCATCTATGGAGGGCGTTGAGGCGGCCCGGGATCTCAATGGAAGGGTGCTCATCATCGGTTTCGGCCGCTTCGGGCAGATCGCTTCGCAACTGCTGCTTTCCAAGGGAGTCAGGCTCTCCGTGATTGATATGAGCCCCGACCGGATCCGTGAAGCTGGACGGTTCGGGTTCAAGGTCTTTTTCGGCGACGGCAAACGGCTCGATACTCTGCGCCATTCCGGTGCTGGTTCCGCCGAGGCACTGATGATCTGCATCGACGACCCGAAGGCCGCAATGCAGATGGTGGAACTGGCGCAGCACGAATTCCCGCAGGCAAAGATTCTCGTGCGCAGCTATGACCGCGGCCATGCGGTGGACCTGATCCGCGCCGGCGTGGACTATCAGATCCGCGAGACGGTCGAATCCGCCTACATGATGGGAGCGGAGGGCCTGCGAGCATTGGGCTATGCCGAGCTTGACGTGGAGGAAGCCGCCGAAGACGTCCGTCAACGGGACAACGAGCGACTGTCCGAGCAGGTGCAGGGTAACGCCATGTCCGGCCAGGACCGCCTGCACGTCCGGCCCGTTCCTGAGCCGCTAAGCGGAGTTGCCGTGTCGAAATAG